From Camelina sativa cultivar DH55 chromosome 5, Cs, whole genome shotgun sequence:
ggtgatcagtcctagtttagcattaagatcatgtgaatcaaagaacctaaggattaagaactccaaacaataattaaaacatcaattcattgAATCTCCTAATTGGAACCATACAACCCAATTGgagaactactcacacatagcaaaagagaaaacaaaaatcatagatgaagaacacatgattaaattgcaaaaataagaagaaagggtttaaaaatcttctccaaattgtccAAATTGTCAATGATGATGAATCTCTAGAATCTCAAAAGAACGGCTTACAAAAAGTTTCAGGTTGCCGAAAGAAAGagtagaataaaacttagggttttttctcgcaacaaataaaaaatctttatagagttctgaaaataatgtaaaaaggtAACGGCCTAGTTAGGACATTTTCTCAGCCATGCGGGTATCTCAGGTAGGCGGGTTTTGATGTAAAACTTGCCGGTTCAGACTTCGCTTCTCAGCTAGGTGGATTCCTCAGATAGGCGAGTTTTAACGTGAAAGTTGCCGGATTAGACTTCGTTGCTTAGCCAGGCGGGTTTCTCTGGTAGGCGGATTTTCACGTGAACCAACATCCATCTCATATGCTTATTTGCATCCAGAATTGCTCATTTTCCCTCCATTTTCCTCCAAAATGTCgtaaaacctataaagactcgaTAAATAACTAAAAGACTCCAGAAACACACTTCGActcaataaaaagtataaaataagagagaaaacaaaaactcaaaaccgaTAAAAACACCATATATCAATTATCGACGCATTATCTGATAGATAAATTCAGCAAATAAATGCATATTTCAAAACAtttgtgtatacatatatagttggtttcctttttttataaGACTGGGATATATCTATTTCTATCTGCAAAAGTAGTTGGATTAGGATTGTACATTCGAATACCCATTCAGATTGGTTCATTCGATTCTGGATGGTTAAAAAAttatagggttttttttcaggtattttataattttggtttgggtttggttcaatttttttttttgtttcggattggttatattttgaaaagaaaaactaaaaaaaataaaaccgatttttttgggtttggtttgaatAGGATATTTTTAGTTGAACTACCCATAAATGGAACTACCTGAAATACCCAATAGAAACTACAAAATTGTTtcaaatttattgaaatttggTTCAGTTATGTTTTgtcaaatataattatcaacACATTGAATATGTTGgttatttatagtattttgattattttgaatCTAGCATTACtgatatatattcttcttcctGCATAGACTATAAGTGTGGTCAAGTATTAGACTTACAGAGGCAGTTCGTAAGGGAcctctctttcctcttcttcacatCTACTTTTCAGTTTCTCTCTATAACATTTATCTTCTTCCATTGTCCAGCACTAATGGATAACACAAACCATATTCGTCGCCCTCACGACGGTAATCAACCCAAGATCATTCGACATAACTCCCAAGGTTTCTCTTTGATTAAGTTGATATTTAATCGTTGTTCCTTTTGGTTTATAGTCCactattatatgtttaattattttatcacgctttcttttatatttgattGAATTTAACTAAACCTAAAACTCAGAAGTGAGTAGTCTGGAATGGGAGTTTATCAATATGAccgaacaagaagaagatctcatCTTTCGAATGTACAAACTTGTCCGGGACAGgtgacattttcttcttctgtttatatggtcaattttttttttttttaattttttaattttgaaccTAGTTCTATCTATAAACCTTGTGCTCTTAATTGATGTTCAATTGGGTGTATGTATGCTAAAAATAAAGCTATATATATCCACGATCCAAGATTCAATGGGAGATACAGTATAAGCTTTCTAATGCATTATGAAAATTCAGATCGACATAGTGAAATCTCGGATCTGTCCGAAACCATATATGGCTCTAGATATAATCGTTTTAAGGATCTGATATCGAATCCATTAagtatacttttttaaaaaaactgatataatttatatacataatatgatttattataagcagtgttttaaaatatcaaatataggATGTACAGTAGGAAACTGCACTGTAATATATAGGTATACAATTGTTTAATACGGTGAAAGCTATATATATGGTCCATTTGTACGGTGAATATACAGTGAATTTCGCATATACAATGTTTGTTTTAAgacttcaaaacaaaaatatgtcatttttaatgttttgatttttttataacaaactactaatttttctcaatatttactataatttttttaataattgttctatatttatatacttattagttatttaaggtttttaaaatgttttgtaaaAGTGAAAATTTAATATACTTGGGTATGCATGTATAAAATTCTTATTACgcttattttttcttgtattataattttcttattcaatattcatatttttgacaaattttatgtatatatatttctttaaaaatacatatcCACCATATAGTCCCCGCATAAATGGTCGTACAACACCATATGTCTAGCATATAACATATTTTAGAACATAGAtgataagaacatatataaaaatcagttttatctatttttaaaatatatcaattttaaaaatattactataaaaaaattactgatatttttttaataaatttttaagtaGCCAtttttaattaggattcaaatccaaatctAAAGAACTTATATTTGGAGGAATATCTAAAGTCTGGATAATCAAAAAATATAGAGCTAAATCCGAATTTTTGTAGTTCCAGTGCGGTGGATATGAATATTTTTCCTCCCCTCTCCTAACGCAAAGCAGTGGCGTCACAATATATATTTCTGGTATATCTATGATATAGTTTTATTCTATACGCACTTCTAATGTCATTTTAGAgcattaaattttttaaagatagtgcattcttttgttctttgaaattTAACCTTGATGTATAATTTTATACCATTAGATATTAAGTTTAACtcatttattaataaaacaCACAGATTCATGATTTTGTGTAATTTacttttgaataaaatattttattgtgtaCTTATTTCAGACCAGTGTAACTActttctaataaaatatttttgttaaaaactaaaagaaaattcacaaaaatattttatgaactTATAGATAgtacacaaatattaaataagtcatGTCTTTTTGTGTACTATCTataagttcatgtttttttttgtgtactaTCTataagttcatgttttttttttgacaaatattaaataagtcatgtctttttggtatttttagagaaAATGCCACTAAAAACTGATATTTATCCAAATATGTgtgtaaaaatttatatatacgtTTTAAATACCATATAGATacatttaaaaatcttttaaaaccttataaatatttataaattttcagaAGTGTTTTATAAACCttataaagattttaatttttctgaTATAAAAGAGTTATTTTTCAAAATGGATAGATGAAATGAGCTTTTTGAAAAGAGCTACACTATAAGGGGgatttctcaaaatttctctctatattatataagaaataaagCACTtcgatttaaaataattttttatttgctgtttttatatatttgcaatGTAGAATTTTAGTTAGCTATTTTTATTAgtccataaaacaaaatttatattattaaatactaATATGTTTGTTCACAAATTGAATTATACCAGGTGGGATTTAATAACAAGGAGAGTCGTAGGACGAGAGGCGAAGGAGATAGAGAGATTTTGGATTATGAAAAACTCTGACTATTTCTCCCACAAATGATAGCGCTGCGACATCCTCCATGTGTTTCCATGTCTCATCctcattaatttttgtttttgtggacaAAAAAGCTTTAatgtatttcttctttttcatcagaTATTCACATGATACCTCCAGCTAGTATTATACATTACTTCCAAATAACTGTGATCGAATTAGTATACTAGTATATTGTTAAAAATGTTTCTTATCGAGGGAAACATTTGTGTTggcttttgaaaaaaaataatacgaAAATTTGGCCAATTTGTCGAGGCTTTATTTGTTTGTCTTTCAGGAATGTGATGAGTTATGTCAAACGGTATTACAGGGACATTGTGGGGTTTTGGTATTCCTGGAGTGTTTGGGCGGATTTTCTCACCAGCTTCTTCTCTCATATGTTTGTTCGACTACAGCTACACCAACAGAAAAGAGTGGAAGTGGATAATCTATTACCCTTAGTACCTCATCGGTTAGATGGTAATAGGAGCATTATGTTAGATTTTTACTCTGATTTAGGCTTCTAGAATGACTACCGATTGACGTTTGCCTGATGATATTTGGTGTTGTTTCCCAATCTACAAAGGCtttagaagatgaagagaatgcTAGTGACACATGTAACCTACTTGTTTCCATATGGGAAACTTGTAAGAGCTTGAATGAATAGTCACTTAACAGATCTAGTAGCTATTCCAATGCAAGCCCTCTTCATCTTCCAGTCATTAAAAGAATCAAGATGTCATTGATTTAACAGAAGAAGCTTTTGAAACAAGATGCACTAAAAGAAGTTGTTTCCTTGGTGATCAGGGTCCTTGTTCCCAAGATGAACCAAAATCTTGTTTCCCGAAGTCACGAGTGACATTTTACATCGACCAATCACAATGCAAACAAAACTAGAGAAGAATGATCAATGTGGGAATGTGCATAATGCACCTTATTGAACCAGTTAAGTCTTCCTTAGAGTTTGTATGTTTCTTGAATTCAAACTTGAAGTTTACTTCTATCTCTATTATGTTCATATAGTGAGTGCGGTGAAGTGAATTTACATACTCGTTCTTACATGATATTTATAATCTTTGGACCACTTCAGATACATTGTCGGCCAATTCTGAAATCAACAAACGATGTAtctgtttaactttttttttgtctcgttAGTTGATACTTATAGATCTTGTTTGGCATCACTCATATATGTATCTATATACTCGTAGATACATTATCAATTAGGTACGTTTTTGTCTCCGGCAAGCTCTAAAATTGTTAGCTGAAGTGACCTGCTGTCACCATAAAccatgttttgtgttttaatatttgtttttccaaactatttttaaaagtattttttctCTGAAAGTTTTACGAAActacattatttaaaatatgctggtttattattaatttttgtccAGCACTGTTTCTGATTAAGCTTCTTTCTATTCGGATTTTAGTTAAATCTAAATACGGGAAACATTAATAAGGAAGGTCCTCTCGCTTGGCAACACCGAGTGTATTTTGAGATAATGAAACTATTAAAGTACAATAAAAAGGACAGTTCATGCGTCCACTATTTATGTCAATGAAGTGGTTGTAGTCcatcttaaaaaaaactaggatttaacctgTACACCAcgagataatattttaaattttaaaaattttaaatttatattgtatttatttgttattttattaatttttaaaatataaaattttaagatatttgatagaagtattcaaagtataggatttttgtaatgttttcaaggttttaacccgtgtggtatatgtatagtctagtaatacatttatctcctggtacacatctaaaagtgaaaagaaaaaattccacttaactccTTATATGGGATTAATGACAATCCgtctcaccaaaaacaaaataagtttttgcgtaaaaaaaaaatcaaaataagttttttttatcaagtttaattatattaattgttttaccaaattagcatatttttatagtttataatttttttcatgtcaatatatatattttatgataattaatagaattttaatttttttggtaattcctcaaaaaataaaaaataaaccaaattatatgggggattttcaacatatttaatgtgacattttataattggatttttggtttagaaaatttattaatgttaatataattatggagattgtaaaattttgttatgaaaaatctgttgtatatcatttaaatttgagagattctagcatccataaaaatagtttttgagatttaatgggttaaaactttaatgggtagagttgtttttggaaaaatcggaatgtatagatgttgttcatattttatggtaataaatgtaacaaatgttggttaatttaagaaagtttagtatttgagtttctctgcaatgttatttatggaattgttttaggagttaatgttgtaaaaaaaattaaataagtaaaacttaaagggcataaaccaaaatgtacttcaaaaatgttaatatagataataataataacgatagtatatataataataataaaataacaagataaatatgaattttccttcaaaggaaaaaaaa
This genomic window contains:
- the LOC104786615 gene encoding MYB-like transcription factor TCL1; the encoded protein is MDNTNHIRRPHDGNQPKIIRHNSQEVSSLEWEFINMTEQEEDLIFRMYKLVRDRWDLITRRVVGREAKEIERFWIMKNSDYFSHK